Within the Plasmodium malariae genome assembly, contig: PmUG01_00_14, whole genome shotgun sequence genome, the region tgttatatattatatgattacaataatattttggacatataatatttttatatttattattctcaCAATTACAATAGATaagtaacaaaaatattgaggtataatatattgttgctgttaaaagtatttttaaggatttattatgtattctTATACTTAAGTTGATTTTTTGTGCTGCTactgtaaaatatatttaggaaactacgtatttttaaaagaatatataaaaattaacacaATAAATCTAACACTATAAATAGGAATATAAcgaaatcatatattttaatagattatatagataaacttttttatcggtaataaacatattatatccAGTATATTACTTATAAGTTTAATTAATtgggaatattttaaaattaataaatttgaatGCAGCAACTATTCAccaatattacatttattttttcgttttctttATGCTTTTTACTATGTGAGCACATATCCTaactatacatatttaattaaaaaaaaaataagttttataaataaaacaattttcatttataaatagtgcaaaaaatttaatataaataaatattataattattaaaacttTTGATACAACGAAAAAGGAATCATTCTTTATAACTGtgtaaattatatagatatCTGAGATTATATGGtacaatataaatacaatttgttaaatatattatagataATTAAACATAGTATGGGCttatatagaaaattaaaaatatattataataaaagtactataatatattgtactatatactgcaatattaatttataattccattaatactattattatattgttaaaatgttccgtatttttcaataataataagttCTACTAAAGtataattcttataaaattagaattattaatgAGATAATATCCGCAAAATTAGtaattacaattttattatgtagaGAAATgcactatatatatatttgatatgttatatatagcatatatactaaatatatcgaaatgtgtaaaaataaatttattttcctttatttatatctaaaAGGATCAATAAAAAGATTATTTAATCAGTGCActtctttaaataattaagttatttattttgagtatttatatatgtattcttataaatttattttaatgtaagtttttcttattttaaataaaattaagataaaaaatataaaatacatttttaaagtcaaatatgtttgtacatacaataaaattcattatagttatacatattttattaaatatttacgaaacaataataaaggaattttgaaataaatatagcatTCTTTATCATTAGAAGTActttattctattattaattttttccttgcATAATTTATTGGAATATtaaatatctatataatgAAACAAATAACTAAACCaatcttatttattaagatTTCTGagtttatctttttatgttgtatatgtcatcttaaaaatatagtatttaATACTATATAAGGATACGTGCtttatacacatattatactcgtttttaattaataatgttGCATCGAATTAATTCTGTATCctttatataacaaatatttacttgatttattatttttctatttaaatCAGGATTAATAAATATCCAAGTGAGAACTGCAATCTTGTCAGGAAAAGAAGTACGaaaactttttaattattggCAGAACGTAATCAGGATAAGgacttaaatattttagggttaaaacataatatatcaaataatacAGAGTATGAAAATAAGGATATAGTTATTAGCGAAAAATGGACCACtgtaaaaacaaattatctaataaaagtttattaaattaGGCTCAATACTATACAGAAGttatagattataataacggaatgtttgatggaaaacatttttttttcaaaaaaaaaacggattaaaaaaaaagattacgATCATATTCATGAAAGAAACAGGAAAATTTGTGATATAtctttaagaaaaataagatttAGAAAGTATGGAATTGGagttgctattttttttatatttttcttgcTGGGAATAGGAGTACCCGTATTATCAAGTTTACCGTCCTTGAAAGAGGCAGGGGAAAGCATTACAAACAATGGAATATTGAAAACATTGAAAGATAATGTAGAAGCATGGGGAGAAAACGTACTGTACTATCTTATTATAGCATTATTTAGCGTAATTATGATTATGTTAGATGTTATGCTTATAGTAGGGTTCTATAagattttaagaaataatgaaaaatataacaaaattaagttaataaaggagtaaaatgaataataaaaaattcatatgtttatatgatgaaaattttaatatatagtaataagcgtaatattttttgtgaatTGATTAATgagaatacatataatttttaaaatattataaatacatatatatataactggTGTTTTTAATGCacaacataaatatattttcattgctctttttgaatttaaatattttaatgcttttgaatttgaatatatattattattatatcttaataaaaacaagGATATAAagtatttctttatatttttaaatatatttctataaataatatgtgcTTATGCTCAAAagtttatgtattatattacaatACGGATAATTATTTAGAACTATAGAAATTAATgtttgtaataaaatatatttctttctaTATTGTGAATTTTaatctaaaattattattttttcagataaataagaaagtgtattattttaaaattaacaataagTATATCTTggattatattaaaagaacgatagtaaatatatttcgatgtattgatgtatatatatatgttattttacttaagaaagaacttaatatttattatatataatatatttaagtgaAATGTGTTACAAATTATATCAATTGTAAAAATCCTTTTATtagaattttaattttccttacattaaataaaagtaaaattataaacacaTAATTAAGTAATATCCTTTTAAATAGGATTCTTAGTTAAGAActtatgaattatattttaatttcatttacattcttatttaattttataagttcataaatattattaaatatacaatcaattattatttaaaaagaaaaaatatacttcatagatttaagaaaataaaatatttttttacatataaacttaaaaaaaagttgaaaTACATTtcgaattttaaaaatatttttctaattgtTAATGTTTTCTTGTTTAaatcttatatatttaatatatataaatgaaatcaACCTTTGCAGcactaaaattatttctttataaaaattaaattaagtatatatcGAATTTTTAGAACTAAGTAAATAACTTTTATAGATTAATTCtggttaaaatatattaagtcGATAGTAAATAAATGATGTTGTAAGataatattactttattacttttatattttatttttgttat harbors:
- the PmUG01_00030800 gene encoding fam-m protein, fragment produces the protein MENIFFSKKKRIKKKDYDHIHERNRKICDISLRKIRFRKYGIGVAIFFIFFLLGIGVPVLSSLPSLKEAGESITNNGILKTLKDNVEAWGENVLYYLIIALFSVIMIMLDVMLIVGFYKILRNNEKYNKIKLIKE